The DNA window GGCTCGATGGCGGGGAGCGTGTGTTCGTCTCGCTCAGACGACGATCCATACGGACGGTTCGGGAGGGCTCAAGGAAGCCTATCGCACTCGAGGCGTGCTCAACCGAGCGCGACGGAGTGCGGCATCCTCGCGGTGTAGAGGTCCCAGAACGTCGCGGCGATGGCGCTCGGCTCCAGCGTCGCGGTGCCGTTGTCGGCGGCCGTGCCCTTGACCATCGCGTTGACGACGACCTCGCCGAGGTACACCCCCTCGGGGCGAAGCCGCTCTGCGAGCAGGCCGGAGAGCTTCCGCTGCGCCGCCTTGCCGAGCGCGGGGCCCGAGAACCCGAACCGGACGGCCATGGCGTCCATCGAGGCGCTGTAGTTCGACAGTCCGCCGCCGGTCACGAGGACGGCGCCAGACTGCGCTTTGAGGTCGGGCAGCGCCTCCTGCACGGCAGCCACGAGGCCGGTCACGCCGACATCGAAG is part of the Chondromyces crocatus genome and encodes:
- a CDS encoding SDR family NAD(P)-dependent oxidoreductase, which encodes MKTILVCGYGPGISHAVATKFASEGFSVALVARNADKLAAATATLASEGIAAKAFPADLSDWDAVKAVVASARSQLGPIAVLHWNAASLSGADLLQAKAADLRLAFDVGVTGLVAAVQEALPDLKAQSGAVLVTGGGLSNYSASMDAMAVRFGFSGPALGKAAQRKLSGLLAERLRPEGVYLGEVVVNAMVKGTAADNGTATLEPSAIAATFWDLYTARMPHSVALG